One part of the Glycine max cultivar Williams 82 chromosome 14, Glycine_max_v4.0, whole genome shotgun sequence genome encodes these proteins:
- the LOC100781593 gene encoding pollen receptor-like kinase 5, with protein sequence MALRRAYYCLLTLLVFALCFEPLLGDTDAQILMRFKASLSNNNALNNWVNESSLCSWRGLLCNHTDQTFYGLRLHNMSLGGKIDVDTLLELPTLTSFSVMNNTFEGPMPEFKKLVRLRALFLSNNKFSGDIPDDAFEGMTKLKRVFLAENGFTGHIPKSLANLPRLWDLDLRGNSFGGSIPEFQQKDFRMFNLSHNQLEGSIPESLSNKDPSSFAGNKGLCGKPMSPCNEIGGNESRSEIPYPDSSQRKGNKYRILITVIIVIVVVVVASIVALLFIRNHWRKRLQPLILSKQENSKNSVDFRESQSIDVTSDFKKGGDGALNFVREDKGGFDLQDLLRASAVVLGSGSFGSTYKAMILNGPTVVVKRFRHMNNAGKQEFIEHMKRLGSLTHPNLLPLDAFYYRKEDKFLVYDYAENGSLASHLHDRNGSVLNWSTRLKIVKGVARGLAYLYESFPGQNLPHGHLKSSNVVLDHSFEPHLTEYGLVPVMTKSHAQRFMAAYKAPEVNQFGRPNVKSDVWCLGILILELLTGKFPANYLRHGKGGNNSDLATWVDSVVREEWTGEVFDKDIMGTRNGEGEMLKLLRIGMFCCKWSVESRWDWREALAKIEELKEKDSDEEYSSYVSEGDLYSRTMTEDEFSFSVTN encoded by the exons ATGGCTCTTAGAAGAGCATACTATTGCCTTCTTACGCTTTTGGTGTTCGCCCTATGTTTTGAGCCATTGTTGGGAGACACAGATGCTCAAATTTTGATGAGGTTCAAAGCTTCCTTGTCCAATAACAATGCCTTAAACAACTGGGTGAATGAGTCTAGTTTATGTAGTTGGAGAGGTTTGTTATGCAACCACACTGACCAAACATTTTATGGCTTGAGACTACACAATATGAGTCTAGGTGGGAAGATTGATGTAGACACCTTGTTGGAATTGCCAACTTTGACAAGCTTTAGTGTCATGAACAATACATTTGAGGGTCCAATGCCTGAGTTCAAAAAGCTTGTGAGGTTAAGGGCATTGTTTCTGTCCAACAATAAATTCTCTGGCGATATTCCGGATGATGCTTTTGAGGGCATGACAAAACTGAAAAGGGTTTTCTTGGCAGAGAATGGCTTCACGGGTCATATTCCTAAGTCACTTGCTAACTTGCCTAGACTTTGGGATTTGGACTTGCGTGGGAatagttttggaggaagcatACCAGAGTTTCAACAAAAGGATTTCAGAATGTTTAATTTGTCGCATAACCAATTGGAAGGTTCAATACCAGAAAGCTTAAGCAACAAGGATCCAAGTTCATTTGCTG GCAACAAAGGCCTATGTGGAAAACCGATGAGTCCGTGCAATGAGATTGGTGGCAACGAGTCTAGATCAGAGATTCCCTACCCTGATTCATCTcaaagaaagggaaacaaaTACCGAATCCTTATAACCGTCATTATAGTGATCGTAGTGGTTGTTGTTGCTTCAATAGTAGCACTTCTATTTATCCGTAACCACTGGAGAAAAAGGTTGCAACCCTTAATATTAAGCAAGCAGGAGAATTCCAAGAACAGTGTAGACTTCAGGGAGTCACAATCCATTGATGTGACAAGTGATTTCAAGAAGGGTGGTGATGGGGCATTGAACTTTGTTAGGGAAGACAAAGGGGGGTTTGATTTGCAAGACCTGCTTAGAGCCTCTGCCGTGGTTCTTGGTAGTGGCAGTTTCGGGTCCACATACAAGGCTATGATTTTGAATGGACCAACTGTGGTTGTGAAGAGGTTTAGGCACATGAACAATGCTGGGAAACAAGAGTTCATTGAGCACATGAAAAGGCTTGGAAGTTTGACACACCCTAATCTTCTCCCCCTTGATGCATTCTACTACAGaaaagaagataagtttttggtTTATGACTATGCCGAAAATGGCAGCTTGGCCAGTCATCTACATG ATAGAAATGGCTCAGTGCTAAACTGGTCAACCCGTTTGAAAATCGTAAAAGGAGTAGCTAGAGGCTTAGCATACCTCTACGAAAGCTTCCCTGGCCAAAATCTACCGCATGGCCATCTCAAGTCCTCCAATGTTGTTTTGGACCATTCATTTGAGCCACACTTGACAGAGTATGGCCTTGTGCCAGTGATGACCAAGAGTCATGCTCAGCGGTTCATGGCGGCCTACAAGGCCCCAGAGGTGAACCAATTTGGAAGGCCAAATGTGAAAAGTGATGTGTGGTGTCTGGGGATCCTCATTCTGGAGCTTCTAACAGGGAAGTTCCCAGCAAATTATCTGAGGCATGGGAAGGGTGGGAACAATTCTGACTTGGCAACATGGGTGGACTCAGTAGTGAGGGAAGAGTGGACTGGTGAGGTGTTTGATAAGGACATTATGGGGACCAGGAATGGGGAGGGTGAGATGCTGAAGCTGCTGAGGATTGGAATGTTTTGCTGCAAATGGAGTGTGGAGAGTAGGTGGGATTGGAGGGAGGCACTGGCAAAGATTGAGGAGTTAAAGGAGAAGGATAGTGATGAAGAATACTCTTCTTATGTCAGTGAAGGGGATTTGTATTCAAGGACTATGACTGAAGATGAGTTCTCTTTTTCTGTCACTAATTGA